One genomic region from Capra hircus breed San Clemente chromosome 18, ASM170441v1, whole genome shotgun sequence encodes:
- the LOC106503874 gene encoding LOW QUALITY PROTEIN: putative killer cell immunoglobulin-like receptor like protein KIR3DP1 (The sequence of the model RefSeq protein was modified relative to this genomic sequence to represent the inferred CDS: inserted 2 bases in 1 codon) has product MCPTLLSLLSLGFCVSLRILAVVGEYDKPSLSAWPSPMVPLGQTVTLQCHFRSPRKRFKLFKTDGTSLTELHGNHFNTFTLGPVTREHAGSYTCSRFSSSLPVLSRHSDPLQIVVTGVFTKPSISAHPSPLMRAGENVTLRCQSLLWFDKFILHQENSPGHFQRRGQMLTSGHAPADFSIGPMTLASAGTYRCYGSFSHSPYVWSAPSDPVDIIISGLSKKPSLSAQGGPVVRSGENVTLVCSSESAFDQFHLLRDGENLECPLAGGQSPHGTLQAEFPLGPGTPDHSGVYRCYGSFTRSPYSWSDSSDPLFLSVTESTTSTSSSPMDPHTTEEAPLPREHSSTWYIVLGLVIAFTSTSIILAALVCRCFSTQNHVSFTEGEPKEDRIVNSEDPAAEDVIYANLNHRTLSERXFTPAPSSPMHPFTEPSIHEEFNVNHDHAEP; this is encoded by the exons ATGTGCCCCACACTCCTCAGCCTCCTGAGTCTTG GATTCTGTGTGAGTCTGAGGATCTTGGCAGTTGTGG GTGAATATGACAAGCCCTCTTTGTCAGCCTGGCCAAGCCCCATGGTTCCCTTAGGACAGACTGTGACTCTTCAGTGTCACTTCCGTTCTCCACGTAAGAGATTCAAACTGTTCAAAACAGATGGGACCAGTTTGACTGAGCTCCATGGAAATCATTTCAACACCTTCACCCTTGGCCCAGTGACCAGAGAACATGCCGGGTCCTACACATGTTCCAGATTCTCCAGTTCTCTCCCTGTGTTGTCCAGACACAGTGACCCCCTGCAGATTGTGGTCACAG GTGTCTTCACAAAACCCTCCATCTcagcccaccccagccccctcatGCGTGCAGGAGAGAATGTGACCCTCCGCTGTCAGTCACTGCTGTGGTTTGACAAGTTTATCCTGCACCAAGAAAATAGCCCAGGGCATTTCCAGAGACGTGGACAGATGCTCACTAGTGGGCATGCCCCAGCTGACTTCTCCATTGGCCCCATGACTTTGGCGAGTGCAGGCACCTACAGATGCTATGGCTCTTTCAGCCACTCCCCCTATGTGTGGTCAGCtcccagcgaccccgtggacatcATCATCTCAG GTCTGTCCAAGAAACCCTCTCTCTCAGCCCAGGGGGGCCCCGTGGTGAGGTCAGGAGAGAACGTGACGTTGGTCTGCAGCTCCGAAAGTGCCTTTGACCAGTTCCATCTGCTCAGGGACGGGGAGAACCTTGAGTGCCCACTTGCTGGAGGGCAGAGCCCCCATGGAACACTCCAGGCAGAGTTCCCTCTGGGTCCTGGGACCCCTGACCACAGCGGGGTCTACAGGTGCTACGGATCCTTCACTCGCTCTCCCTACTCGTGGTCAGATTCCAGCGACCCACTGTTCCTGTCTGTCACCG AATCCACTACAAGTACTTCCTCATCACCCATGGATCCACACACCACAGAAG AAGCACCGCTTCCTCGAGAACACTCCAGCACGTGGTACATTGTCCTTGGGCTTGTCATAGCCTTCACCTCTACCAGCATCATCCTCGCTGCTCTTGTCTGTCGCTGCTTTTCTACCCAAAATC ATGTTTCCTTCACAGAAGGAGAGCCCAAAGAAGACAGAATAGTGAACAGCGAG GATCCTGCAGCAGAAGATGTGATATACGCTAACTTGAACCACAGGACCCTGTCCGAGAG CTTCACTCCCGCTCCCTCGAGCCCCATGCACCCCTTCACCGAGCCCAGTATCCATGAAGAATTCAATGTAAACCACGACCATGCTGAGCCCTGA